The Candidatus Bathyarchaeota archaeon DNA window ACATAGCTTTCGGTAAAGATATCGGGTTAATGTCACCCTCAGTGTTGAGGAGGCTTTTAACAAGGCACCTGAGAAACATGGAAAAGATATGAGTGTAGCTTTCATACCCTATGGGAGGTGGACTATTCCAGTACTTTAAAATAGTCCTTTTCCCTTTTTATTGTGCCAAAACTCCCGAGGTTTAAATCAATTTTGATTATATTTTGAGAAAAATTTACCGCTTGACTGTTTTTGATTGCCGGATGTTGACAATTATCTTGGCATTATAGCCTCGGTTTTTGATATTTACTTATAAAGATGAAAGAGGTCAGTAATAAAAACGGAATTTAAATGGCAAAGCGCGTTAGGAATAGAAGCGGAAGAGATTATGGCGTTACTGGCGATTACTAAAATAGCAACTAGAAACATTCCAAGACGTAAACTAAGGAATATCCTGACTATTTTCGGTATTGTTCTTGGTGTTGCTTTATTTGTATCTGTGAACATAGCGCTTGACAGCGTTAACGTGCAGTTAGAAAAGACTTTGTATCAAGCGACGGGTGACATCGATATATTGGTGCAATCAGCTGTTGGCTTGTCAATTAATGACACAGTTTTGGACACTGTAAAAAATGTTCCAGGAGTAGAAGAAGCTGCTGGACGGGTTTACGCGGTTGGCCAGATTAAACTCTCAAATGGAACTCGCTGTGGTGCGCAGATAATTGGGGTGAACTCAAAGGAAGACTATGATTATCTTGATCCTGCCTACACCAATATAACCGGTATTAGGTCTTTAACTAGTGGAAGCTTAAACGCGGTCGTAGATGAGCGTTTAGGTTTCAAAAGCGGAAGTCGATTGCGGATAGAAATCGAGGACAAAGAGTATAATCTAAATGTAACTGGGACATTTCATCCAAGCCCATTGGTTGGATGGGGAGGCGGCGGTTATTATAGAATCTACATGGACATTAAAAAAGTTCAGGAGATCTTGGATGTTGAAGATAAATTTCATGTGATCATTGTCAAAGTAACTGACGTTGGCAAGACAGATGAAGTAATTGCAAACCTGAGGCATGAGCTGGGATCGGATTACGAAATAGCTTCGGTTAAGCAGAGCGTTCTTAAACGAATGCAAAATGCGATGGCTGGTCTCCAAAGTGGGCTCAAAACCTTATCTATAGTTTCAACAGTCGTGGCTGTTATCGTGGTGCTTAACACAGTGTACATGAACGTTAAGGAACGTACTTATGAGGTTGGTGTTCTCAGGTCACTCGGGGTTTCGGGTTTCCAAATTTTTTGGATTTTCTTTTCAGAGGCTTTATTGTTAAGTTTCTTTGGAATAATTATTGGCATTGGCTTTGGGATTGGAATCGCAAAGGTAATCGTTACCACTGCTTCAGCACCGTTTTCGATGGGATTGCTGGCACGCATTGAATCTTCTTCGTTTTTAATCAACTACCAGCATTTAAAGATGGGCGCGCTATCTGGTCTTATGACAACGTTAATTGGTGGAACAATCCCATCAGTTTTAGCTGTTAAGAAGGAAGTTATCAAAGCTCTGCGTCCGAACATCCAATCTTACAGGAAATTAACGTCGTTAAAATTAGTTTTAATCGGGAGTGTTTTGGTCGGTGTGGGTTCTTATTTTGAATTTAACCCAGCATATCAGAGTGTTATCGGTTCAATTCCAGGTTTAGCGCTTGACTTAGTTATTATAGCTGGTTTGGTCTGTTTATGTTCGGGTTTACTCAGGAAATTGGGGAGGATAGCTGAGTGGCTTCTCTATCCGTTTATTGGGCGTTCAAGTCGATTGGTAACTCGAAA harbors:
- a CDS encoding FtsX-like permease family protein, which codes for MALLAITKIATRNIPRRKLRNILTIFGIVLGVALFVSVNIALDSVNVQLEKTLYQATGDIDILVQSAVGLSINDTVLDTVKNVPGVEEAAGRVYAVGQIKLSNGTRCGAQIIGVNSKEDYDYLDPAYTNITGIRSLTSGSLNAVVDERLGFKSGSRLRIEIEDKEYNLNVTGTFHPSPLVGWGGGGYYRIYMDIKKVQEILDVEDKFHVIIVKVTDVGKTDEVIANLRHELGSDYEIASVKQSVLKRMQNAMAGLQSGLKTLSIVSTVVAVIVVLNTVYMNVKERTYEVGVLRSLGVSGFQIFWIFFSEALLLSFFGIIIGIGFGIGIAKVIVTTASAPFSMGLLARIESSSFLINYQHLKMGALSGLMTTLIGGTIPSVLAVKKEVIKALRPNIQSYRKLTSLKLVLIGSVLVGVGSYFEFNPAYQSVIGSIPGLALDLVIIAGLVCLCSGLLRKLGRIAEWLLYPFIGRSSRLVTRNVSRNLVRSTVCFTLIGISLCFVVAMGGMEAGVTQGVINTVTAFLGTDAIVFTNEAVDRTHYSQKLLNIDQGTIIESVAPSMHVRSVIRNIDDSDLNSTVSLNAIDIRVYPRVMNMSFTVDTPSDVYRQLKRTDTLILAKPLAESLGNLTVGDKVEMMIVEKHTLTYYDSELKQNVTITYKTPAWKTFRVIGIVDIQAAPWVNSKTAYISYQTLNKNFPDDEEKADTFYIRVKSDYVNNLEYVKKRLEERLKRDGATVITRADLVEYIESEVHETFLSLNAITDFSLIIAILGMTTIMVMNVSERRREIGIMKAQGTTNTQILKVILGEALLLGLIGYAIGVTSGLVILKGITARGYLEFHVPFIMPYGTIKNVFFITLGICFLSALIPMIRAFKMTIIDAIKLRE